A single region of the Microlunatus panaciterrae genome encodes:
- a CDS encoding carbohydrate ABC transporter permease, which translates to MTSLSSSTLTTTGNGLDRSGTSAEGTGSGRPKKSPVLSAVKSVAKHVLLIAAGLLMLYPLLWMAVSSLRPNDLIFRQPGLWLKTLHVQNYSEGWTALAQPFGRYLLNSAIVVIGAIVGNLVSCSLAAYAFARLRFKGRKIWFAIMLLTIMLPVHVVVVPQYILFSQLGWVNTFWPLVLPKFLATDAFFVFLMVQFIRGIPRDLDEAARIDGCGHLKIFWHVILPLMLPALATTAIFTFIWTWNDFFTALIYLTSPDMFTVPVALRSFIDSTGGSNWGAMFAMSIVSLLPVFFAFLFGQKFLIKGISTTGIK; encoded by the coding sequence ATGACTAGTCTCAGCAGCTCCACCCTCACCACCACCGGCAACGGTCTGGACCGATCGGGCACCTCCGCCGAGGGCACCGGCTCCGGTCGGCCCAAGAAGTCGCCCGTCCTGTCAGCCGTCAAGTCAGTGGCGAAGCACGTACTGCTGATCGCTGCCGGCCTGCTGATGCTCTACCCGCTGCTCTGGATGGCGGTGAGCTCATTGCGTCCCAACGACCTGATCTTCCGTCAACCGGGGCTGTGGCTGAAGACGCTGCACGTGCAGAACTACAGCGAGGGCTGGACGGCGCTGGCTCAACCGTTCGGACGCTATCTGCTGAACTCGGCCATCGTGGTGATCGGCGCCATCGTCGGCAACCTGGTCTCCTGTTCGCTGGCTGCGTACGCCTTCGCGAGGCTGCGGTTCAAGGGGCGCAAGATCTGGTTCGCGATCATGCTGCTGACCATCATGCTGCCCGTTCACGTCGTCGTGGTCCCGCAATACATCCTGTTCTCCCAACTCGGCTGGGTGAACACCTTCTGGCCGCTGGTGCTGCCGAAGTTCCTGGCGACGGATGCGTTCTTCGTCTTCCTGATGGTGCAGTTCATCAGGGGCATCCCGCGGGACCTGGACGAGGCGGCCCGAATCGACGGCTGCGGGCATTTGAAGATCTTCTGGCACGTCATCCTGCCGCTGATGCTGCCGGCCCTGGCGACGACGGCGATCTTCACGTTCATCTGGACGTGGAACGACTTCTTCACGGCACTGATCTATCTGACCTCACCGGACATGTTCACCGTGCCGGTCGCGCTCAGGTCGTTCATCGACTCCACCGGCGGCAGCAACTGGGGAGCGATGTTCGCCATGTCGATCGTCTCGCTGTTGCCGGTCTTCTTCGCCTTCCTGTTCGGTCAGAAGTTCCTGATCAAGGGCATCTCCACTACGGGCATCAAGTAG
- a CDS encoding carbohydrate ABC transporter permease: protein MSVVGELNSLRRPKGAKKGEKEESPDNKAGYLFLAPWLIGLFLITIGPMLASLYLSFTDYNLIQPPEWIGLDNFHRMLGDSRLLNSLKVTFTYVFVSVPLQLALALLIALVLDRGMRGLAFYRSVFYLPSLLGSSVAIAILWRQIFGTSGLVNQVLGHLGVQSPPGWISNPDTALSTIILLHVWTFGSPMIIFLAGLRQIPRMYYEAAEVDGAGTLTRFSKITLPLLSPIIFFNLVLQIIGAFQSFTQAFIVSGGSGGPSDSTMFYTLYLYQKGFGQFDMGYASALAWLLLVIIAAFTVINFIAAKYWVFYDD, encoded by the coding sequence ATGAGTGTCGTCGGTGAGCTGAACTCGCTCCGGAGACCCAAAGGTGCCAAGAAGGGCGAGAAGGAGGAGAGCCCCGACAATAAGGCCGGCTATCTCTTCCTGGCGCCGTGGCTGATCGGATTGTTCCTGATCACGATCGGTCCGATGCTGGCGTCGCTGTATCTGTCCTTCACCGACTACAACCTGATCCAGCCACCCGAGTGGATCGGGCTGGACAACTTCCACCGCATGCTCGGCGACAGCCGACTGCTCAACTCGTTGAAGGTGACGTTCACCTACGTGTTCGTCTCGGTGCCCCTGCAGCTCGCACTGGCGCTGCTGATCGCGCTGGTGCTCGACCGGGGCATGCGGGGGTTGGCGTTCTACCGTTCGGTGTTCTACCTGCCGTCCCTGCTGGGCTCCTCGGTGGCCATCGCGATCCTGTGGCGCCAGATCTTCGGCACCAGCGGGCTGGTGAACCAGGTGCTGGGGCACCTGGGGGTGCAGAGCCCGCCCGGCTGGATCTCCAACCCCGACACGGCACTCAGCACCATCATCCTCCTGCATGTCTGGACCTTCGGCTCACCCATGATCATCTTCTTGGCTGGGCTCAGACAGATCCCGCGGATGTACTACGAGGCGGCGGAGGTGGACGGCGCCGGTACGCTGACCCGGTTCTCCAAGATCACCCTGCCGCTGTTGTCACCGATCATCTTCTTCAACCTCGTGCTGCAGATCATCGGCGCCTTCCAGTCCTTCACCCAGGCATTCATCGTTTCGGGTGGCAGCGGGGGACCATCGGACTCCACCATGTTCTACACGCTGTACCTGTACCAGAAGGGTTTCGGACAGTTCGACATGGGCTATGCCTCAGCCTTGGCGTGGCTCCTGCTGGTGATCATCGCCGCATTCACCGTGATCAACTTCATCGCCGCAAAGTATTGGGTGTTCTACGATGACTAG
- a CDS encoding M24 family metallopeptidase, whose amino-acid sequence MTDLEEHQIKRDRLLKILADHGADRLLLTSQTALAWYLEGARIHVSLAAPPIVALLVSSEADELILTSNEADRLVSEELPSWVRVREVGWQQQPALAATGDVLAEDAVAAELRAARTPLLPSETDRFRSLGAGTARLLTEVLSGCRPEQPEREVAAAVTAGVVALGAEPLVVLVGGAERVRHRHPLPTAAPLGRRALVVVCARRDGLVINVSRWVRFGPPTEVESSADRRILEVESAFLDALRPGSTLGEVLDAGRQAYPGYGFDRDEWRRHHQGGVAGYAGRDPRATEGAPDRICLGQAFAWNPSAPGCKVEDTVLLTGDGIEVLTVDPRWPTVECAGRLRPAVLELRP is encoded by the coding sequence ATGACCGACCTGGAAGAGCACCAGATCAAGCGTGACCGGCTGCTCAAGATCCTGGCAGACCATGGTGCGGACCGGCTGCTGCTGACCTCGCAGACGGCCCTCGCCTGGTATCTGGAGGGAGCCCGCATCCATGTCAGCCTGGCCGCGCCGCCGATCGTGGCACTGCTGGTCTCCAGCGAGGCCGACGAGCTGATCCTGACCAGCAACGAGGCCGACCGACTGGTCAGCGAGGAGCTGCCGTCCTGGGTGCGGGTCCGGGAGGTCGGCTGGCAGCAGCAGCCCGCCTTGGCTGCGACAGGCGACGTCCTCGCCGAGGACGCCGTGGCTGCTGAGCTGCGGGCCGCCCGTACGCCCCTGCTCCCGTCCGAGACGGACCGGTTCCGCTCTCTAGGGGCGGGGACCGCCAGGCTGCTCACCGAGGTGCTGTCCGGCTGCCGACCGGAACAGCCCGAGCGTGAGGTGGCGGCAGCTGTGACTGCGGGCGTCGTCGCGCTCGGCGCCGAGCCGCTGGTTGTGCTGGTCGGTGGCGCCGAGAGGGTGCGACACCGGCATCCGTTGCCCACTGCCGCCCCGCTCGGGCGACGCGCCCTGGTGGTGGTGTGCGCCCGCCGGGACGGGTTGGTGATCAATGTCAGCCGATGGGTGCGGTTCGGCCCACCGACCGAGGTGGAGAGCTCCGCGGACCGCCGCATCCTGGAGGTGGAGTCCGCCTTCCTCGACGCACTCCGGCCCGGCAGCACGCTCGGTGAGGTGCTGGATGCGGGCCGCCAGGCCTACCCGGGTTACGGGTTCGACCGGGACGAGTGGCGTCGGCACCATCAGGGCGGGGTCGCCGGCTACGCCGGGCGGGACCCCCGGGCCACCGAGGGTGCACCGGACCGGATCTGCCTCGGGCAGGCGTTCGCCTGGAACCCGAGCGCGCCCGGCTGCAAGGTGGAGGACACGGTGCTGCTGACGGGTGACGGGATCGAGGTGCTGACGGTCGACCCGCGCTGGCCGACGGTGGAGTGTGCCGGGCGTCTCCGACCGGCCGTGCTGGAGTTGCGGCCCTGA